A region from the Kineothrix sp. IPX-CK genome encodes:
- a CDS encoding DUF2268 domain-containing putative Zn-dependent protease (predicted Zn-dependent protease with a strongly conserved HExxH motif) has product MDISIIPVYKNLDGYIADVESKVDSVEILWDKYAIDPYWETLCQYAPYDLTDRKPKPVTNIPTLKKQIELLNKINLTKLKDEFIKIALALPNYDDDPIYVAIYPLSDDNSSIKELQNGVVGASTFGNMLININPLANDFKDWIPYVFAHEYHHTVWGNYWYALHGGELDIQFINSLLIDGEADSFALSFYPQLKPKWLFDLSESSEQILWKRHYSKIILKQNVDYSKYMFGDKKSQIPWCAGYTVGFRIVQKFLIKNPDITFRKLVEMRPFDIYEGSGYQVPL; this is encoded by the coding sequence GTAAAGTAGACAGTGTGGAGATCCTGTGGGATAAATATGCAATAGATCCTTACTGGGAAACCTTGTGTCAATACGCCCCATACGATTTAACTGACAGAAAGCCAAAGCCCGTTACAAACATCCCCACACTTAAAAAGCAGATTGAACTATTGAATAAAATTAATCTCACTAAGCTTAAAGATGAATTTATTAAAATTGCTTTAGCCCTTCCAAATTATGATGACGATCCTATATATGTAGCTATATATCCTCTATCTGACGATAATTCATCCATAAAGGAACTCCAAAACGGTGTCGTAGGTGCCTCTACCTTTGGAAATATGTTGATAAATATTAATCCTTTAGCAAATGACTTTAAGGACTGGATACCCTATGTTTTCGCACATGAATATCATCACACTGTTTGGGGGAATTACTGGTATGCATTGCACGGTGGTGAGTTAGATATTCAATTTATCAATTCGTTACTGATTGACGGGGAGGCAGATAGCTTTGCATTGTCTTTCTATCCCCAACTAAAGCCAAAATGGCTGTTTGATCTATCCGAAAGCTCTGAACAGATTCTTTGGAAAAGACACTATTCTAAAATAATATTGAAACAGAATGTAGATTATTCCAAATATATGTTTGGAGATAAAAAATCCCAGATACCATGGTGTGCGGGATATACCGTAGGGTTTAGAATTGTTCAAAAGTTTTTAATTAAAAACCCTGATATTACGTTTAGAAAGTTGGTTGAGATGCGTCCATTTGACATATATGAGGGGAGTGGATATCAAGTTCCATTATAA